The following are encoded together in the Populus trichocarpa isolate Nisqually-1 chromosome 5, P.trichocarpa_v4.1, whole genome shotgun sequence genome:
- the LOC7489749 gene encoding cysteine proteinase COT44 gives MALAISALLFLLFTMSSALDMSILTSNDNQLNHDRSSWRSDDEVMSMYKWWLAKHGKAYNGLGEEAERFEIFKNNLRFIDEHNSQNHTYKVGLTKFADLTNEEYRAMFLGTRSDAKRRLMKSKSPSERYAFKAGDKLPESVDWRAKGAVNPIKDQGSCGSCWAFSTVAAVEGINQIVTGELISLSEQELVDCDRTYNAGCNGGLMDYAFQFIINNGGLDTEKDYPYVGDDDKCDKDKMKTKAVSIDGFEDVLPYDEKALQKAVAHQPVSVAIEASGMALQFYQSGVFTGECGTALDHGVVVVGYASENGLDYWLVRNSWGTEWGEHGYIKMQRNVGDTYTGRCGIAMESSYPVKNGENTAKPNLAEAKQEGKVIEGVKLDDW, from the exons atgGCGCTTGCCATATCAGcccttctcttccttctcttcaCCATGTCATCTGCCTTGGACATGTCAATCCTTACCTCTAATGACAATCAACTAAACCATGATCGATCAAGCTGGAGAAGCGATGATGAGGTGATGAGTATGTACAAATGGTGGCTTGCAAAGCATGGTAAAGCATACAACGGGCTAGGAGAGGAAGCAGAGAGGTTTGAAATCTTTAAGAATAATTTGAGGTTCATTGATGAACATAACTCCCAAAACCATACGTACAAAGTTGGGTTGACTAAGTTTGCAGATCTTACCAATGAAGAGTACCGTGCCATGTTTCTGGGCACGAGGAGTGACGCTAAGCGTAGATTAATGAAGTCTAAAAGCCCGAGTGAAAGATATGCTTTCAAGGCTGGTGACAAGCTGCCGGAATCCGTGGATTGGAGAGCAAAAGGAGCAGTTAACCCGATCAAAGATCAAGGAAGTTGTG GTAGTTGCTGGGCTTTTTCAACAGTTGCTGCTGTGGAAGGAATAAACCAGATAGTAACGGGGGAGTTAATCTCTCTATCAGAGCAAGAACTTGTAGATTGTGACAGGACCTATAACGCAGGCTGCAATGGAGGCCTCATGGACTATGCATTCCAATTCATTATCAATAACGGCGGCCTGGACACCGAAAAGGACTATCCGTACGTAGGAGATGATGATAAATGTGACAAAGACAAG ATGAAAACTAAGGCTGTTAGCATTGATGGGTTTGAGGATGTTTTGCCGTACGATGAGAAAGCATTACAGAAAGCTGTGGCTCATCAGCCAGTTAGCGTCGCCATTGAAGCCAGTGGCATGGCTTTACAATTCTACCAGTCT GGAGTGTTCACCGGTGAATGTGGGACAGCCCTAGACCATGGTGTGGTTGTTGTTGGATATGCCTCGGAGAATGGCTTGGATTACTGGCTTGTTAGGAACTCATGGGGCACAGAATGGGGGGAGCATGGATACATCAAGATGCAGCGTAACGTCGGCGACACATACACTGGCAGATGTGGAATTGCAATGGAATCTTCTTACCCAGTCAAGAATGGCGAGAACACTGCTAAACCTAACTTGGCTGAAGCAAAACAAGAAGGGAAGGTGATTGAAGGTGTAAAGCTGGATGATTGGTGA
- the LOC7489750 gene encoding protein RER1A — protein METGQPSGTLSGDDLSSLSSTPATTISRWSFAVSRRYQHFLDKTVPHILYRWISCLVVVLIYAIRVYLVQGFYIVTYGLGIYLLNLLIGFLSPQIDPEIHDGPTLPTRGSDEFRPFVRRLPEFKFWYSITKACCIAFVMTFFFVFDVPVFWPILLIYWVMLFLLTMRRQISHMIKYRYVPFSTGKQRYDGKKGPSTETADLSKE, from the exons ATGGAAACCGGTCAGCCAAGCGGGACTCTCTCAGGAGACGATCTTTCCTCTCTGTCATCAACCCCGGCAACCACCATCTCACGGTGGTCCTTCGCTGTCTCACGGCGGTACCAACACTTTCTTGACAAAACGGTCCCTCACATCCTCTACCGTTGGATCTCCTGCTTAGTCGTAGTATTGATTTATGCAATCCGCGTCTACCTTGTTCAAGGCTTCTACATAGTCACATACGGTCTTGGTATTTACTTGCTTAATCTCTTGATTGGATTTTTGTCCCCCCAAATTGACCCTGAGATCCATGACGGCCCCACTCTTCCTACTCGCGGATCCGATGAGTTTCGTCCTTTCGTTCGCCGGTTGCCCGAATTCAAGTTCTG GTATTCAATTACGAAGGCGTGTTGTATTGCCTTTGTAATGACATTTTTCTTCGTGTTTGATGTGCCGGTGTTTTGGCCGATATTACTTATTTACTGGGTCATGCTATTCCTTCTTACTATGAGGAGACAGATTTCCCATATGATCAAGTATAGATATGTTCCATTCTCTACTGGTAAACAG CGATATGATGGAAAGAAGGGACCTTCCACCGAAACTGCTGATCTATCTAAGGAATGA